The window CTTCGGTTTCGCCCGGGAAGCCGACTACGAAGGTTGAGCGGATCACCAGTTCAGGACATTTTTCGCGCCATAATTTCAGGCGTTCCAAGGTATTTTCGCTGTGGGCTGGCCGCTTCATCAGTTTTAAGATGCGCGGGCTGGCGTGCTGAAAAGGAATGTCTAAATACGGCAGGATTTTGCCTTGCGCCATAAGGTCAATGACGGCATCGACATGCGGATAAGGATAGACATAATGCAGGCGCACCCAGATGCCTAACTGGCCGAGCGCTTCGCACATGTCATAGAATTTGGTTTTAACCGGCTGGCCGTTCCAGAAATCCAGCTTGTATTTGGTGTCCAGGCCATAAGCAGAAGTATCTTGCGAAATCACCAAAACTTCTTTAACGCCGGCTTTTTTCAGCGCCTGCGCTTCATTTAAAACCGAACCGACTGGACGCGAAACCAAATCGCCGCGCATGCTTGGAATAATGCAGAATGTGCAGCGGTGGTTGCAGCCTTCAGATATTTTCAGATAAGCATAATGCTTTGGCGTCAGGCGGATGCCCTGCTCAGGAACAAGATCTACGAATGGATTGTGCTTTGGCGGCTCAGGCACGTACTGGTGCACCGCTTCCATGACTTCCTGATACGCCGCTGCGCCCGTGACTTTCAGTACATTCGGATGCATTTCGCGGATTTTGTCTTCATCTTTGCCCAAGCAGCCTGTTACAATCACACGGCCGTTTGCGCTCATGGCTTCGCCGATGGCGTCTAAAGACTCTTGCACTGCAGATTCAATAAAACCGCAAGTATTTACAACAACTAAATCAGCACCGTCATAATCCGATGCTACATCATAACCCTCAGTTTTCAACTGAGTTAAAATTCGTTCAGAATCTACCAATGCCTTAGGACAACCTAAAGAAACAAAACCGACTTTGGGGGACTTCATGAATCTGCGCTCCACTAGAATCCGCGTATTGTATGTCTTTTCGCTTCATAAAAACAGGTGGCAAGGCCACTCTTTGCATAACGCACTAAAATAACGCTATAAATTCATCCAGAAAATTATCACTGCACTATTTTGGAACATTTACTGTTTACAGGCTGCCCTGAATGGGCTATACACTTTTAACAAAGACCACTTTCAGCGCACTTTATTTAGCCAGCATCAGAACTGAGTGCTTTTCCCAAGAGTTGGCGTGCATTTTGCATCATATCAGGCCTTATTACACCAAACAGACCGCTTTATGAAGATGCCATTGCGCTATTTTAATACAGGGAAGCACCGCTAATGGATCATCCTATGACTATCGATTACCGCCTACTGGTTGACAATTTAACCACCGCCATTTTACTGGTCGATAGTGATTTGAATATTTTTTACCTTAACTCCGCCTGTGAAGCCCTGTTTGACATCAGCCTGCTCCGCGCCTCCGGCATGCCGGTTTTAAACCTGCTGCATATGCCGGATGACGAATTCAACACCGAAGAAGCGCTGAAAAACACCCTGCTTTCCGGACAGCACTACACGCGCCGCGAAGCCACAATCAATGTCAACTTTAAAGACATCCATGTCGATTACACCGCCTCGCAGCTGAATTCAGGCAAGCCCTACCACCCGCTGCTGCTGATTGAGCTGAATCAGATTGACCGCATGCTGAAAATCTCCAAAGAAGAAAACCTGATTCAGCAGCATCAAGTGGCGCGCCAGCTGATCCGCGGCGTTGCGCATGAAATCAAGAATCCGCTCGGCGGCATCCGCGGCGCCACGCAACTGCTCGCGCGAAGTTTGAATGATCCACAATATGCAGAATTTACCGACATTATCATCAGCGAAGTCGACCGCCTGCGAAATTTAGCCGATACCATGCTCGGCTCACGCCAGCTGCCGAGCTATGAGCCGGTCAATGTGCATGAGCCGCTGGAACGCGTCCGCGCGCTGATTGTCAATCAAACCAAAAAGAAAATTAAAATTACCCGCGACTACGACCTGTCGCTGCCCGACGTCATGGCCGACCGCGACCAGCTGATTCAGGTCATGCTGAACATCAGCGTCAACGCCGTGCAGGCCATGACTGAAAACAAGGAATTCTTCGCCGAGCATCAGCCGGAACTGATTCTCAGAACCCGCATTCAGCGCCTGGTCACCATTAATGGCGTGCTGAAGCGTTCTGCCGTCCGTATTGACATAGAAGACAACGGTCCCGGCGTGCCGGAAGAAATTCTTGAATCGGTGTTCTATCCGCTGGTAACGGGCCGCGCCAAAGGCACCGGCTTAGGATTAAGCATTGCGCAAAATATTATGCATCAGCATAACGGAATGATTGTATGCCAGTCAGTTCCTGGAAAAACAGTATTCAGCTTATATTTACCTTGGGAGTCCGACCATGCCGCGAAATAAAATATGGGTCATTGATGATGACCGCGCCATGCGATGGGTGCTGGAAAAAACCTTCAAAGAAGAAGGCTTTGATGTCACCAGTTTTGAAGAAGCCCAGTCCGCGCTGGATCAGCTCAGCGCCGATGCGCCGGATGTT is drawn from Acinetobacter sp. WCHAc010034 and contains these coding sequences:
- the rimO gene encoding 30S ribosomal protein S12 methylthiotransferase RimO, with the translated sequence MKSPKVGFVSLGCPKALVDSERILTQLKTEGYDVASDYDGADLVVVNTCGFIESAVQESLDAIGEAMSANGRVIVTGCLGKDEDKIREMHPNVLKVTGAAAYQEVMEAVHQYVPEPPKHNPFVDLVPEQGIRLTPKHYAYLKISEGCNHRCTFCIIPSMRGDLVSRPVGSVLNEAQALKKAGVKEVLVISQDTSAYGLDTKYKLDFWNGQPVKTKFYDMCEALGQLGIWVRLHYVYPYPHVDAVIDLMAQGKILPYLDIPFQHASPRILKLMKRPAHSENTLERLKLWREKCPELVIRSTFVVGFPGETEEDFVMLLDWLKEAQLDRVGCFTYSPVEGATANDLPDHVPEDIKQERYERFMEVQQEISAAKLQKRIGQTMTVLVDELEEEFPVAVARSYADAPEIDGNVFVEDIDKSLIKAGDLLEVEITDADEYDLFAKLIRIKSA
- the glnL gene encoding nitrogen regulation protein NR(II) — encoded protein: MDHPMTIDYRLLVDNLTTAILLVDSDLNIFYLNSACEALFDISLLRASGMPVLNLLHMPDDEFNTEEALKNTLLSGQHYTRREATINVNFKDIHVDYTASQLNSGKPYHPLLLIELNQIDRMLKISKEENLIQQHQVARQLIRGVAHEIKNPLGGIRGATQLLARSLNDPQYAEFTDIIISEVDRLRNLADTMLGSRQLPSYEPVNVHEPLERVRALIVNQTKKKIKITRDYDLSLPDVMADRDQLIQVMLNISVNAVQAMTENKEFFAEHQPELILRTRIQRLVTINGVLKRSAVRIDIEDNGPGVPEEILESVFYPLVTGRAKGTGLGLSIAQNIMHQHNGMIVCQSVPGKTVFSLYLPWESDHAAK